DNA from Leptospira bandrabouensis:
GTTTTAAACATCAAAAAGAGCCGATTCAAATTCCGGTACCGGGTGGGAAAACAATCGCTGAACATTTCGGAATTCCTTCTACAGGTAGTTCGGACCTTTCCATTGCCCATATGATTGCGCCATCTGGTTGGGGAGAACCTTTTCAGTCACCTAACTTTGATGAGTGGACGCTCATGGTTCGGGGCAAAAAACAAATTGAAGTCGATGGAAAAGTTATCATTCTTTCTGCAGGAGAATCTATTCTCGTGGAAAAAGGGACAAAAGTCAGATATTCTAATCCGTTTTCTGAAGATGCAGAGTATTGGTCTGTCTGTAAGCCGGCTTTTTCGTTGGATTTGGTCAATCGGGCACCAGAAGTCTAGGGTTTAAGTTACAATACAATGGGTACTGAGGAAAAACCAACTGCAGATTTAAGTTTTTTAAAAAAAGAAATGAAACCTGCTTTTTTCCAAAAAGGTTCTCTCATTATCGAGCAATATTCGTTAGGTGATTCTTTTTACTTCATTGAATCAGGTACCGTAGAAGTTTGGAAGTATTTAGATGAAAGTAAACAAGAAGTATTAATTATCGGTGATCTTGTTTCTGGAGATTATTTCGGTGAAATTGCACTTATTGATTCTGCTCCGCGAACTGTTAACATTTCCGCTAAGGAAGACTCTACACTCTTCATTCTTACTCGAGAAGATTTTCATCGTTTGTTACAGACAAGTCCAGAACTTACCTTAACACTTCTGAAATTGTTAACTGCAAGGATTCGTAATGCAGAACAAAGAGAAAACCAAGTGCTGATTGAAAAGAACAGGGAACTCCGCATTCAAAATGAAACTTTAGAAGAGATGGTGAAAGAAAGAACGGCAAAATTGACCCAATCTTTAAAAATCATCCAAGAAGATTTGGAAACAGCAAAAACAATACAGAGAAATATATTACCACTCGGTTTAAAATATGTAGCTCATTTAGATTTTGGATCACGGTTTGAGCCTATGGCCGAAGTCGGTGGTGATATCTTTGATGTCATAAGGTTAGAAAAATCCAAAATTCGGTTATTTTTGGCAGATGCGATTGGTCACGGTGTACAAGCCGCTTTAATTACAATGGCCATTAAAGCGGAATATGACCATATCAAACACAATACTCCTTATCCAGCCGATGTCCTTTATGCACTGAACCAAATTTTTAGTGATCGATATGGGAAAAAATCCAATCAATTTACTGCTGTCGTTGTGGATCTAAATTTGGAAGAAAATATTTTAACGTATTCTTCTGCCGGTCATAATGAACCTTATGTAGTTACTAAAGCTGGGATCATTCCTCTTGCTGAGTCCGGCGTAATGTTGGGTTTAGAGAAAGATGTCGAATATTCAAATCATTCTATGCCTTTTGGTTTAGGTGATCGTTTGTTTATGATCTCCGATGGATATCTGGAGCAAGAAAACAAAGAAGGAATTCTCCTCGGAGAATCCAAATTGCTTTCCAGTTTTGAATCCGCTAAGAGTTTGGATTTAAATCTAACAGATACAATTAATTTGTTAATGGATGATTTTCATTCGTTTCGGGGAGATGCCTCGATGATGGATGACGTGACGATTCTTGGAATCGGAACAACGTATTAATTAGGAGTTTCACTTGGGTTTAATTATAGCTTATTTTTTCTTTCTTTTAAATTTAATATCGATCATTCCAACAATGTATCCACTGTATATTTGGAAGTTGGTGACTACTGGTTCTGTGCGGAGACTAGGAGATAAACTCCTTTTAAAGGTAGGGGAATTTTGGATTGAAAACAACTATCGCATTTCGCGGATGTTATATGGTGTTCAATTTGAAGTGATAGGTGAATCATTTAAAGATTTAAAAGCAGACGGTCATTATATGATTATCTGTAACCATCAATCTTGGTCTGATATTTATATCATACAATCTGTCCTAAATCGTAAAATTCCTTTGATTCGTTTCTTTATTAAAGACTCCTTAAAGTATGTGCCTATCCTTGGTCATGCTTGGCTTGCTTTGGACTTTCCATTTGTAAAAAGAAGTAGTAGGGAACAGTTGAAAAAAAATCCCGAACTCGCTACCCAAGATTTGGAAAATGTCAAAAAAGTATGTGAAAAATTTGTTGGTATGCCTTTCTCCATTTTGAACTTTCTTGAGGGACATAGAAGAACTCCAGAAAGAGTGCAAAAGTTGATCAAAAAAAATCCTTACCAACACTTACTACGTCCTCATAGCGGTGGGATCTCCGTTGTGTCTACAGCCCTAAAAAATTCGATTGATGCATTTATTGATCTAACGATTGTATATCCTACTGAAAACCCAAGTTTTTTAGATTTGATGCGCGGGAAAATTCGTAAACTAAAAGTTTTTGTGGATGTGGTACCTGTATCGCAAGTCCCTATTGAAGAGAACGAACAATTTGCACCTATGTCTAAAAAAATGAAACGATGGGTGGATGAACGATGGGCTTTGAAAGATAGTTTGATCGAAAAGGAGAAACATACAAAATGAGATATCTAGGAATCAACATAGTACTGGTCGCCTTATTATTTTCTTGTCGAACATTTGAACCTGTTGCTTATGAACCACCAATCAAACCTGAATCGGTTGGGATTTTTGCACCTAACACAGAGTTACAAAAGTCAATTTTACTTGCCATTGGTAAAGTAAAAGGTCTGGAATCCTTAGACGTAGATGCTGATGGAAATATTTATGGAGGAGATAAAGAAGGTCGTATCATTCGCATCACTCTAAAAGGGGAAATAAAGGCTATTGCTAAAACAGGTGGCCGACCATTAGGAATCCAGTTTGATAAATTAGGGAACCTAATTATTGCTGATGCCTACCGTGGATTATTGTCATTAGATAAATCTGGAAAACTTTCCGTGCTTGTTTCTGAATATAAGGGTGTCCCATTTCGATTTACCGATGATGTAGATATCGCGCAGGATGGAAAAATTTATTTTTCTGACGCATCCATTTATGAACAAAAAGAATACTTATATGATCTTTTAGAAGCCAAACCTTATGGACGTGTCTTTGTATATGATCCAAAAACTAAAGAAACACAACTACTTGCCGATGGTTTGTATTTTGCTAATGGAATTGCCTTGTCTAAGACTGAAGATTTTCTATTAGTGAATGAAACATATCGGTATAGGATCACTAAACTTTGGTTAAAGGGCCCAAAAAAGGGAACTAAAGAAACCGTAATTGATAATTTACCAGGTTTTCCTGATAATATCACTCGAAATGAAAATGGCGAATTTTGGGTGGCATTGTTTACTGTAAGAAACGATAGGATGGATCATATGCATCCTTCTCCGGTTGTAAAAAAGATGGTTTCTTTTCTTCCCAAATTTCTTTGGCCAAAAGCAGAACCTTATGGATATGCACTCAAAATGGACGGGAATGGAAAAGTGCTTATGACCTTACAGGACCCAGGTGGCGAACACCTAAAAGAAGTGACTAGTGTCATAGAAAAGAAAAGACAATTGTATATTGGTAGTCTTTATAATGACCGCGTAGGAATTTACGTTTTACCTTAAAAATTGATTCATCCCGGGTAGTCTTGCAAGATTTCAGAAACGAATTACCTTAACAGGAATTTAACTTTTGTTAAGGTGTGCAAACGTGTTCGTATTCAATTGCACCCAGACTTACCGCTCCATCCGCACCAGGCCTTGTTCCATTTCCGTTAAAACTATCTGTTAGGATATTGTTAGTGGATTTAGTAATCAAACAAGAAGTGGCGCTCGTTGGTGTGTAATTGGCCGGAGTTCCGAAGTTGGAAACAAAATTGGGATCTATATTTAGATTGTTCCCAAAGTTTGCCACTACACCGAGAGGAGAGACACATCCCGAAGTGGATGGAATTCCGCCGCCGCAAAGATCCGGATACAAAGTTGGAGGGAACGGGCCTTGCGCTACAAAGCTAGTACAGTTATGAAATACATTGTATTTAATCGCCGCTTGAACACCGGTTCCTGAATTAATAATACAGGCATTTCCTGCTGCATTATCGACCAGTAACATAACATTGTTTTGTATGTCGGCGCCACTGGATAAGGCTTTGATAAATATAGGAGCTTCTTTTCCCGCAATGGACGTGGATCCACTGCTTATCGTGTTATGATAGATCCTTAGACCTGAGAACATACCGATTAATTCAATTCCATAAGCATTTTGGTTACTGGTTCCATTTTGGATCCAATTGTTGGCAACTAAAGCATTGGAAGGGAGGTCCAAATTGATTCCTGAAGCAGAAGTCGATGTAGTAGCACCTGTAGCTGTTCCCGTCCGAATGTAATTGCCTGTGATCCGAGAGGTTGCACTAAGACCATTCACTTTAATCCCATATACGTTTGCTGATACTGTTGAAGTTGCATTTGCCCCATCTATGGAATTATTTTCTACAATAGCGGTCCCTCCACTTGACATATAAACACCTGTAGCGTTCGCAGAACTAACTGTACTAACCGCATTTCCAACATTGATGGCATTTCGTCGAACCACATGCCCGCCCGTTAGAAACAATCCATAAGAACCTAAAACTCCTTTGGTTGAGACAATGGTGTTTCCTTGTGTGGTAGAACCAATTTCAATGGCAGAGATCACTTGGATGCGTATCCCAATAGAATTACTTCCTTCACCAGCTTTTATAATATTTCCAGATAAAATTCCATTGGAACTTGTACTCGCCGTGGAACTTACCTCAAAAGCCACACTATCCGTAGTGGAAGCCAAATGCAGATCCTTACTGAGTATAATGTTCCCGGTGATATTGGAAACAGTCATAGTGGAGGTTCCAACAAATTGAACTCCTTTCGATTTCGCACCGCTTATGGAATTATCTCCTCCACCTGAAATTACATTGAGCAAAAGAACTGGGGAAATAGGAAAAGTAGAGGACATATACAAACCGATGGATTCACAGTTATTCAAAGAACATTTTCCTCCATCGACTAAATTTTTGACCAATAAAGGATTACTATTGATGGAACTAACACCATAAGAACCACTGATTCCCGTTCCCGCATCAATGGCATTATTTATCAGCCTCACCTTCGCAGTGGAATCCAATAACACACCTGCCATATAAGGAGCAATATTGGGTCCTGATTTAATGAAAAATCCAGAAACGGTTGTATCATTAACAATGGAGACATCTCCTACTAAGGCAGCACAAGGAGCTACTTGAGTAGAAGTGCTACAACTTGCAGGTGTTGCGATCATTAAAATTTGAGAACTATGAGAGTCTGGGTCCCAAGTTCCAAAGTTGGAGCCTACCACATAACCTCCATAAAGTGATACGCCGTTAGTAAGTTGAATTTTATCACCAATCACAGTCGAATCATACCACCCACCTTCCACAAGAACAGCACAGTCAAAAGTAGGACAACCTCCTAAATCATTGATTGCTTCTTGGATATTTCGTTTGGGACTAAAAGGTGTTAGACCATCAAAGGCATCGTTCCCGCTGGTTTGTGACACATAACGAATGGTAGATGGAACCAGATAAGGAATATTGACAGTGGTAGACAAAGAATATCCACTGTTACTAATACAATTCAATGTGAGTGTGCTATTACCATATACCCAGGAGTCCGTAGGTGCAGGGGAAACTGTAAGTGTGTCGTCTGTAATGGCGGTTGTAGAAAGTGCGAAAAGCACAGGAATCCCTAAGTTTGTATTGAGTCCTGTAGAACCTGTGCAACTTCCCGCATTGATGGCATCAGAAAATTGTAAACGAATGCTTTCTGTTGGTTGTAATACACCTCCAAGCGAAGGGTTTACATTTAACATACTAAAACAGTTGGCTGTAACAGTGATCGATGTAGTGACAACTCCCGTAGAAGAGGAAAGCGCACATTGGTGGTTTGTGGGTTGGGATGTTACTTGTAAGTTGTATGTATTGTTAATGACCACATCCGTAGGAAACATATGGGTTCCATTGGTTGCAATGGTTAGGATTTCTGAATTGTTGTTTCGTATGGCTAAAGTTCCAGAGGACATACCCACAACTTTCACTTCAATAGGAAATGCAGTTGATGTACAAGTGATGTTGATATTGGTTATATCTGCTCCTGCGATTACACCAACACCATTGGCAGTCACACAGTTTTGTACAGGATGATTTGGTTGGGTGGTAACGGAAACATTATAGGAGGTTCCATCCAAATAGGTTTGTGTAAAAGCAAACGTCCCAGAAGAAACAGCGACACTCCTTGTGGAACCATCGAACGAGTTGGTAAGGACAAGGCCTGTGACTCCATCGAGTCCTGTTATGGTACCAGATAGTGCATAACGTAAAGGATCACAATTGATTAAAATAGAATCTATATTTCCTTTTCCTACAACACCTGACCCTCCACTGACAGAACAAGTTTGTGTAGGGAGTGTAGGTTGTGTTTGGATCGATACATTAAAATTATTTCCAGAACTTAGGACTGTAGAAAAATCATATTTCCCATCGGCATTGATAGTGAGTGTTTCTGATCCTGAATTTAGATTTACGACAAGACCTGAACCAAGAAGTCCGGAAACAGTAAAAGAAATTTTAAACGGCCCTGATGGACCTGCACTTGTCAGACTTCTAAATTGTAAGAAGTCTGTGATGGATTGCAAAAATCCTTTAGAAAGACTGGGAATACAAGCTTGGAATAAAAAAATAGGGATTAAAATTATATTCCTAAAAAATTTAAAAGGCATTTGTCTGTTCTCTATTCTATACAACAATTGAGAGGTGCAAACATTGTCATTTTTTTTACGTCTAAAAGAAGAAAAGTCAGGGAGAATCCGTGGATTTTAGTTTCTCTTATTACATTGGTCTTGCCGGAATCATGGTTTTTACTATATCAGGTGCACTCTCTGCATTGGAACATAAGGACCACCATCATGATCTATTTAGTGTATTTTTTACTGGATTCATTACGGCCATTGGTGGCGGAACTTTAAGAGACATTACACTTGGAAATTATCCTGTATCTTGGGTAAGAGATGAAAATATTCTTTGGGCTATATTTGTTGGGTTTTTACTCGTAATACTTTTACCAAGGATCCTTACTAAATTGAAGAATGAGTTATTCCTTTTTGATACTTTAGGAATCGGAATTTATACAGTACTTGGAACAAGAATTGCTTTGGATCATGGAGTTAACTTTTTTGCATCAGCACTCCTCGGTATGATCTCTGCCATATTTGGTGGAGTCATTCGAGACACACTCATGAATGAAGTACCTTTTATTTTTAGAAAAGAAATTTATGCTACTGCTTGTTTAGCGGGATCAGTTTTATACATTTTCCTAAATATTTGGGACGTAAACTCGAATTGGAATTTAGTTATTTCCGCAAGTTTAGTGGTAGGAATTCGTGTTGTGGCGGTTCGTTATAATTTGGGGTTACCGAAGATTAAACTTTTTGAATAATTAGTACACAAACGTAGTAATATAAAGGATTAAATCTATTTTGTTTTTGGTACTTGTCGCAAGTTTTTTTGGTTTCGTAGTTTTATTGTTAAACGCTTGCAATGGAAAAATCTTTGGTTTGGATGGAATAGAAGTGTCGTTATAAAGAAATTGGTATTGGGGTTTCCCCGTAGGCACTGGTTCGTCACTTGAGGTTATATGGCAAGTCCCAAGGCTGTCACATTAGAATACAAACAAGAGTTAGGTCTTCATACTAATATTGATGATATTAATCATCCTATTTCTGAAAATTCACCTTTTCATTTTAAATTTTTCCAAATTACAGATGAAGTAGAAAATACTTTATATCAAGTTTTAGACCGATTTTTATTGCAGCTTGACCTAATTATAGTTAGAGACTCAGTTCTTGCGGCAATGAAAGAAACTGTGACAAACGCAATTAAAGCCAATGCAAAACGAGTTTTTTTTAAAAACCGCGCAAGTAACATTGAAAATGAAAAAGAATATGAAGCCGGAATCACCGAATTCAAAAGAACTTATCTCGAAAATCGTGAATTAATCGAAGATTCCCTGCAAAGAAATAACTTCGGAGTTTTTGTATCCTTTATACATAATAAGAGTCTGATGCGGATTCGAATCATGAATAATGTCCAACTCACTGCAGCTGAGTCGGCTAGAATCAAAGAAAGAATTGATAAGGCAAAGACATATAATGATTTAGCAGACGCATTTGTCGATATGTCCAGCGAACAAGAGGGTGCTGGTCTTGGACTTATCATGACTTTGATGATGTTGCGTAACGATGGTTTAGGTGATTCTGCCTTTAAGTTTGAATCTGGTGAAAACAAAACGGTTTTTATGATTGATATACCTTCAAAGGTATCTAAAGAGAATCAACAATTAGAAAAAATTGATCATATCGTTTCTCAAATCGATAATTTACCAACGTTTCCAAAGGCGATCAAAGACATCCAAGATGCCATTGACAAACCAAACTCAAGTATCGGAACTATTGCCGAAATGATCAAACGTGATATAGCATTATCGGCAAACATTTTAAAACTATCTAACTCGGCCGCATTTCGACGTGGGGGAAGAGTCGAAAGTTTGGACAGAGCCATTCAACTCATTGGGTTAAAAGAATTACAAACTTTGTTATATAGCCTTGGTACTAAACAAATGTTGGAGGATAAATTTCCTGCATTTGCGGCTATCTGGGAAAAATCGAATGAATCTGCATTTTACTGTAAAGCCATCGGTCAAAAGATGGGAATGAATAAAGCCGATTTGAGTAATTTGATTGCTGCTTCTTTGTTACATGATATTGGAGAAATTTTACTCTTATCATTTGACCAAAACCACATGTCAAAAATTAAAACATATTCAAATTCTAGAGAAATTGCATCTACCATTAGTTTAGAAGAATCTGCTATAGGAATTACACATTCAAAGTTAGGTGCTATGGTCGGTGAAAAATGGAATTTTCCTGTCCTTTATACAAAAGCAATGGAGTTTCATCATAGACCTCTTCTTGCTGGTGATGTATATGCGGACATTGTGTTCCCTATTTATTTAAGTGATATGATGATTGCCATTAATGCAAAAGAGGCAAAATCATCAGAAGTTCCAGCAGAAATTCTGAAAGTTTGTAAGTTTCAATCCAAGTCTGAATTTGATTCGTTCCGTACAAAAATCAGAGAACAATTTTTAACATACTAATCGTATTCAGTTAGTTCTATTTATATTTTTGCGATAAAGTTCATATCTCTTTTGGAATTCATGATACCTTGGGATCGAAACCGCCCTAACGTAAGATTGGTCTGGATGTTTTTGAATAAAGTTTTGATGGTATCCTTCAGCTTGATAAAATTCCTTTAATTCTTGGAATTCTGTTACCATAGGATTTTCCCAAATTTTATGGTCCTGAATTTCCTTTTGAATTTTTTTAGCTATTTTTAATTCTTCTTCAGAGGAATAAAACAAAATAGACCTGTAAGATGAACCTTCATCTGGACCTTGTTTGTTGAATGTCGTTGGGTCATGAGAAAGAAAAAAAATTCTACATAATTCTGCATAATCAACCTTAGTTGGATCATAATAAATGAGAACGGTTTCTGCGTGGCCTGTAGTTTCTGTATTGACTAAGTCATAGGTTGGATTTTTTGTATGGCCTCCCGAATATCCTGAAATGACATCTGCGACTCCTGGAATTGATTCAAAAATATGTTCGGAACACCAAAAACACCCTTCTGCAAAGGCTGCGATTTTTTGCCCTGATTTGGGTAGCAGAGAGATTTTTTGAACCTTGGTATCTTTATCTGAAAATAGATTACATTGGCCAAGGAGAAAGGCTGACACAAGGACCAATACGAGTAAACGCCAAACAGGAAATAAGAAATTTCTAAGGTTGATTGCAGATGCCATGTCCTTTAGATTGTTTTTCTAAAGGTTAGGGAAATAAAAATATTAAACAGTTTTCTCTAGGGAGGAGTTACGTCTTTTTCTTTGGGGTATGGTTCATCAAGGGAGCTTTGAGTATTTTCCATTCCCCCCCTACGATAAATGAAAATATTTCGAGAACCGGAAAAGTTTGCCATTGGTTTGTAAAAGTTCTGTTTAATGAAATATCCCAAAATCACGGCGGAAAGGGAAGCCTTATATACCCAAGTTTCAGTGTGACCACCGTAACCAAAAATATAAGAACCAGAAAGAACAAGACTTTGACTGGTGAACCAAACTGTGGTTCTATTGA
Protein-coding regions in this window:
- the msrA gene encoding peptide-methionine (S)-S-oxide reductase MsrA yields the protein MASAINLRNFLFPVWRLLVLVLVSAFLLGQCNLFSDKDTKVQKISLLPKSGQKIAAFAEGCFWCSEHIFESIPGVADVISGYSGGHTKNPTYDLVNTETTGHAETVLIYYDPTKVDYAELCRIFFLSHDPTTFNKQGPDEGSSYRSILFYSSEEELKIAKKIQKEIQDHKIWENPMVTEFQELKEFYQAEGYHQNFIQKHPDQSYVRAVSIPRYHEFQKRYELYRKNINRTN
- a CDS encoding PP2C family protein-serine/threonine phosphatase encodes the protein MGTEEKPTADLSFLKKEMKPAFFQKGSLIIEQYSLGDSFYFIESGTVEVWKYLDESKQEVLIIGDLVSGDYFGEIALIDSAPRTVNISAKEDSTLFILTREDFHRLLQTSPELTLTLLKLLTARIRNAEQRENQVLIEKNRELRIQNETLEEMVKERTAKLTQSLKIIQEDLETAKTIQRNILPLGLKYVAHLDFGSRFEPMAEVGGDIFDVIRLEKSKIRLFLADAIGHGVQAALITMAIKAEYDHIKHNTPYPADVLYALNQIFSDRYGKKSNQFTAVVVDLNLEENILTYSSAGHNEPYVVTKAGIIPLAESGVMLGLEKDVEYSNHSMPFGLGDRLFMISDGYLEQENKEGILLGESKLLSSFESAKSLDLNLTDTINLLMDDFHSFRGDASMMDDVTILGIGTTY
- a CDS encoding cupin domain-containing protein, with the protein product MGFKHQKEPIQIPVPGGKTIAEHFGIPSTGSSDLSIAHMIAPSGWGEPFQSPNFDEWTLMVRGKKQIEVDGKVIILSAGESILVEKGTKVRYSNPFSEDAEYWSVCKPAFSLDLVNRAPEV
- a CDS encoding SMP-30/gluconolactonase/LRE family protein — translated: MRYLGINIVLVALLFSCRTFEPVAYEPPIKPESVGIFAPNTELQKSILLAIGKVKGLESLDVDADGNIYGGDKEGRIIRITLKGEIKAIAKTGGRPLGIQFDKLGNLIIADAYRGLLSLDKSGKLSVLVSEYKGVPFRFTDDVDIAQDGKIYFSDASIYEQKEYLYDLLEAKPYGRVFVYDPKTKETQLLADGLYFANGIALSKTEDFLLVNETYRYRITKLWLKGPKKGTKETVIDNLPGFPDNITRNENGEFWVALFTVRNDRMDHMHPSPVVKKMVSFLPKFLWPKAEPYGYALKMDGNGKVLMTLQDPGGEHLKEVTSVIEKKRQLYIGSLYNDRVGIYVLP
- a CDS encoding trimeric intracellular cation channel family protein, producing the protein MDFSFSYYIGLAGIMVFTISGALSALEHKDHHHDLFSVFFTGFITAIGGGTLRDITLGNYPVSWVRDENILWAIFVGFLLVILLPRILTKLKNELFLFDTLGIGIYTVLGTRIALDHGVNFFASALLGMISAIFGGVIRDTLMNEVPFIFRKEIYATACLAGSVLYIFLNIWDVNSNWNLVISASLVVGIRVVAVRYNLGLPKIKLFE
- a CDS encoding HDOD domain-containing protein produces the protein MASPKAVTLEYKQELGLHTNIDDINHPISENSPFHFKFFQITDEVENTLYQVLDRFLLQLDLIIVRDSVLAAMKETVTNAIKANAKRVFFKNRASNIENEKEYEAGITEFKRTYLENRELIEDSLQRNNFGVFVSFIHNKSLMRIRIMNNVQLTAAESARIKERIDKAKTYNDLADAFVDMSSEQEGAGLGLIMTLMMLRNDGLGDSAFKFESGENKTVFMIDIPSKVSKENQQLEKIDHIVSQIDNLPTFPKAIKDIQDAIDKPNSSIGTIAEMIKRDIALSANILKLSNSAAFRRGGRVESLDRAIQLIGLKELQTLLYSLGTKQMLEDKFPAFAAIWEKSNESAFYCKAIGQKMGMNKADLSNLIAASLLHDIGEILLLSFDQNHMSKIKTYSNSREIASTISLEESAIGITHSKLGAMVGEKWNFPVLYTKAMEFHHRPLLAGDVYADIVFPIYLSDMMIAINAKEAKSSEVPAEILKVCKFQSKSEFDSFRTKIREQFLTY
- a CDS encoding acetyltransferase — protein: MGLIIAYFFFLLNLISIIPTMYPLYIWKLVTTGSVRRLGDKLLLKVGEFWIENNYRISRMLYGVQFEVIGESFKDLKADGHYMIICNHQSWSDIYIIQSVLNRKIPLIRFFIKDSLKYVPILGHAWLALDFPFVKRSSREQLKKNPELATQDLENVKKVCEKFVGMPFSILNFLEGHRRTPERVQKLIKKNPYQHLLRPHSGGISVVSTALKNSIDAFIDLTIVYPTENPSFLDLMRGKIRKLKVFVDVVPVSQVPIEENEQFAPMSKKMKRWVDERWALKDSLIEKEKHTK